In a single window of the Mesorhizobium shangrilense genome:
- a CDS encoding formylmethanofuran dehydrogenase subunit C produces MTALTFTIREEPPERLDLSPLTPRRLAGMALRDIATIRLGQSKRASVAGDVFHISGDDPENIVFEGGSGRFDRVAAEMDSGEVRVIGDAGAQAGRLMRGGRLLVEGDAGPHAGSGMRGGRVEIAGDAGDHLGAPLAGELAGMNGGVLIVRGKSGAFTADRLRRGLVAVLGGAGDHAGCRMIAGTLVVTGGVGEMPGYLMRRGSILLDGAPGGLSPSFVETGAPDLVFAALIDRYLVDDGVLDAPLLGKAPRRYGGDNAVSGRGELLFPR; encoded by the coding sequence GTGACCGCTCTGACTTTCACAATTCGGGAGGAACCGCCGGAACGTCTGGATCTTTCGCCCCTGACGCCGCGGCGACTGGCTGGCATGGCGCTGCGCGACATCGCGACGATCCGTCTCGGTCAATCGAAACGGGCGTCGGTGGCAGGGGACGTCTTCCATATCTCCGGGGACGACCCCGAAAACATCGTCTTCGAGGGCGGCAGCGGCCGCTTCGACCGGGTGGCCGCCGAAATGGACTCTGGAGAGGTTCGCGTGATCGGAGACGCAGGCGCCCAGGCGGGGCGGCTGATGCGCGGGGGACGCCTTTTGGTGGAGGGCGACGCCGGCCCCCACGCCGGCTCGGGCATGCGCGGCGGCCGCGTCGAGATTGCAGGCGATGCGGGCGATCATCTCGGCGCCCCGCTTGCCGGCGAGCTCGCGGGCATGAACGGCGGCGTGCTGATCGTGCGCGGCAAATCCGGCGCCTTTACCGCCGATCGCCTGCGGCGCGGACTGGTCGCGGTGCTCGGCGGCGCTGGCGACCACGCCGGCTGCCGCATGATCGCCGGTACGCTCGTCGTCACCGGCGGTGTGGGCGAAATGCCCGGCTACCTCATGCGGCGCGGCTCCATTCTGCTCGACGGCGCGCCGGGCGGCCTGTCACCTTCCTTCGTGGAGACCGGCGCACCGGACTTGGTCTTCGCCGCTTTGATCGACCGCTACCTGGTTGACGACGGTGTCCTCGACGCGCCTTTGCTCGGGAAAGCGCCGCGAAGATATGGCGGCGACAACGCCGTCTCCGGCCGGGGGGAGCTGCTTTTTCCCCGATGA
- the pqqE gene encoding pyrroloquinoline quinone biosynthesis protein PqqE, protein MSEPLLPPIGMLAELTHRCPLQCPYCSNPIELLKANRELDTATWIDLFDQAADLGVLQVHLSGGEPTLRRDLEQLIAHLSARGVYTNLITAGVGIAEGRIEAFAEAGLDHLQLSFQGARPETTDRIGNHRGSHEKKLETARRARLAGLPLTINAPIHRHNIEEVPEFIELALALDAERLEIANVQYAGWALANRDALMPDRAAVDRQAAIVEAARARLTGVMNLDFVTPDYFATYPKPCMGGWARDAFMVTPDGTVLPCHAAQTIANLRFERFGERSLADIWTCSSAFNAFRGTDWMREPCRSCERREVDWGGCRCQAMAIAGDAAATDPACIKSPLHGRMAMLIEAAQASAQAVQGEGAAEPFIYRRIGSSLQESPSATRTPTPGAPAPKPALTD, encoded by the coding sequence ATGAGCGAGCCGCTGCTTCCCCCGATCGGCATGCTGGCGGAGCTGACCCATCGCTGTCCGCTGCAATGCCCATATTGCTCGAACCCGATCGAGCTCCTGAAGGCCAATCGCGAACTCGACACGGCGACGTGGATCGACCTCTTCGACCAAGCCGCTGACCTCGGCGTGCTGCAGGTGCACCTTTCCGGAGGCGAGCCCACCTTGCGCCGCGACCTGGAACAACTGATTGCACATCTTTCAGCGCGCGGCGTGTACACCAACCTGATCACCGCCGGCGTCGGGATCGCCGAAGGGCGCATCGAGGCATTCGCCGAAGCAGGCCTCGACCATCTGCAACTGAGCTTCCAGGGCGCCCGGCCGGAGACGACCGACCGCATCGGCAATCATCGCGGCAGTCACGAGAAGAAGCTGGAAACAGCGCGCCGGGCGCGGCTCGCCGGCCTCCCGCTGACCATCAACGCGCCGATCCATCGCCACAACATCGAGGAAGTGCCGGAGTTCATCGAACTGGCGCTGGCGCTGGATGCCGAACGTCTGGAAATCGCCAACGTGCAGTATGCCGGTTGGGCGCTCGCCAATCGCGACGCGCTGATGCCCGACCGCGCGGCGGTCGATCGCCAGGCGGCGATCGTAGAAGCAGCGCGCGCGCGCCTGACTGGGGTCATGAACCTCGACTTCGTGACGCCCGACTATTTTGCCACCTATCCGAAACCGTGCATGGGCGGCTGGGCGCGCGACGCCTTCATGGTGACGCCCGACGGGACAGTTTTGCCTTGCCACGCCGCGCAGACCATTGCGAACTTGCGTTTTGAGCGCTTCGGGGAGCGATCGCTTGCCGATATCTGGACCTGTTCGTCGGCTTTCAACGCGTTTCGCGGCACGGACTGGATGCGGGAGCCTTGCCGCAGTTGCGAGCGGCGCGAGGTCGATTGGGGCGGCTGCCGCTGCCAGGCGATGGCGATTGCCGGCGACGCGGCGGCGACGGATCCGGCGTGCATCAAGTCGCCGCTGCATGGGCGCATGGCGATGCTCATCGAGGCTGCTCAGGCGTCGGCGCAAGCCGTGCAAGGGGAGGGGGCGGCAGAACCGTTCATCTATCGGCGGATTGGAAGCTCACTACAGGAGTCCCCCTCGGCCACGCGAACGCCGACGCCCGGTGCGCCTGCACCCAAACCGGCGCTAACCGACTGA
- the pqqD gene encoding pyrroloquinoline quinone biosynthesis peptide chaperone PqqD: MNRLRERSLVSAGSIPSLPRHVRIQLDPVRKAYAVLSPEKVFWPNEISLDILRRCDGRASVSEIVTGLACEYDARAEDISEDVVAFLQEWADKLLVKL; the protein is encoded by the coding sequence ATGAACCGGCTGCGTGAAAGATCGCTCGTCTCGGCGGGCTCGATCCCGTCTCTGCCGAGGCACGTGCGCATTCAGCTCGACCCCGTTCGAAAGGCATATGCGGTCTTGTCTCCCGAGAAGGTGTTCTGGCCGAACGAGATAAGCCTCGACATATTGCGCCGCTGCGATGGACGGGCTTCCGTAAGCGAGATCGTTACCGGGCTTGCGTGCGAGTATGACGCGCGGGCGGAGGATATTTCTGAAGACGTCGTTGCGTTCCTGCAGGAGTGGGCTGACAAGCTCCTGGTGAAGCTATGA
- a CDS encoding c-type cytochrome, methanol metabolism-related, with product MILLSLTGLSSASAEDTKEKAAAVTDEDGKWLDADGNPTFKIQDDGTVDWYTFSGYRRYHSDCHVCHGPDGVGSSYAPALADSVKNIDYGTFISIVAEGRKNISAGKENVMPAFGDNKNVYCYMDDLYVYLRARAVGAAPRGRPPKKADKPQSAKDHEKSCMEG from the coding sequence ATGATCCTTCTGTCTCTCACCGGTTTGAGCTCGGCTTCTGCCGAGGACACCAAGGAGAAAGCGGCTGCGGTGACCGACGAAGATGGCAAGTGGTTGGACGCTGACGGCAATCCGACCTTCAAGATCCAGGACGACGGCACCGTCGATTGGTACACCTTCAGCGGCTACCGTCGCTATCACTCCGACTGCCACGTCTGCCACGGCCCGGACGGCGTCGGTTCCAGCTACGCGCCCGCCCTGGCGGATTCCGTGAAGAACATTGACTACGGCACGTTCATTTCGATCGTCGCCGAAGGGCGGAAAAACATCTCCGCGGGCAAGGAAAACGTCATGCCGGCCTTCGGCGACAACAAGAACGTCTATTGCTACATGGACGATCTCTACGTCTATCTGCGCGCTCGCGCCGTAGGCGCGGCGCCGCGCGGCAGGCCACCCAAGAAAGCCGACAAGCCGCAGTCCGCCAAGGACCACGAAAAGTCGTGCATGGAAGGCTGA
- the fhcD gene encoding formylmethanofuran--tetrahydromethanopterin N-formyltransferase, which translates to MPQLEVNGVAIDDTFAEAFGMRATAIVITGPNRKWARQAAVSMTGFATSVIGCGCEAAIDVELEPSETPDGRPGFRVTLFAVSTDELQKQLQARVAQCVLTSPGSACFAGLDGPNLLKLGAALRYFGDGWQISKKIGGRHFWRVPVMDGEFLCEATTGMTKEAVGGGNLLLLADSSANALAAAEAAVAAINTVPGAIMPFPGGVVRSGSKIGGKYKGIIASTNEAFAPTLRGAVKSALGTDINAVLEIVIDGETADAVAAAMRAGLGAVTGLGPEKGAIRISAGNFGGKLGKFLYHLKDLLP; encoded by the coding sequence ATGCCGCAGCTAGAAGTCAACGGCGTTGCCATCGACGACACCTTTGCCGAGGCCTTTGGGATGCGCGCCACAGCCATCGTCATCACCGGCCCGAACCGGAAATGGGCGCGCCAGGCGGCGGTAAGCATGACCGGCTTTGCCACCTCGGTGATCGGCTGTGGGTGCGAAGCAGCCATAGACGTCGAACTGGAGCCATCCGAGACGCCGGATGGACGCCCCGGCTTTCGCGTGACGCTTTTCGCCGTCAGCACCGACGAATTGCAGAAGCAGTTGCAGGCGCGGGTCGCCCAGTGCGTGCTGACGTCCCCGGGCAGCGCCTGCTTCGCGGGCCTCGACGGACCGAACCTGCTGAAGCTCGGCGCGGCGCTCCGTTACTTCGGCGACGGCTGGCAGATCTCCAAGAAGATCGGCGGTCGGCATTTCTGGCGGGTCCCCGTGATGGACGGCGAATTCCTGTGCGAGGCGACCACCGGCATGACCAAGGAGGCGGTCGGCGGCGGCAATCTCCTCCTGCTGGCCGACAGCAGCGCCAATGCCCTGGCTGCCGCCGAAGCCGCGGTAGCCGCGATCAACACGGTTCCCGGCGCGATCATGCCGTTCCCGGGCGGCGTCGTGCGGTCGGGATCCAAGATCGGCGGCAAGTATAAGGGAATAATCGCCTCGACCAACGAAGCATTCGCCCCGACGCTGCGCGGCGCGGTGAAGAGCGCGCTCGGAACGGACATCAATGCGGTCCTGGAGATAGTCATCGACGGCGAGACCGCTGATGCCGTTGCCGCCGCCATGCGGGCAGGTTTGGGAGCCGTGACCGGGCTCGGCCCGGAAAAGGGCGCCATCCGCATCAGCGCCGGCAACTTTGGAGGCAAGCTCGGCAAGTTCCTGTACCACCTCAAGGATCTCCTGCCGTGA
- a CDS encoding methanol/ethanol family PQQ-dependent dehydrogenase produces the protein MPTGDYANTRYSKLNQINKDNVKDLQVKWTFSTGVLRGHEGGPLVIGDVMYVHTPFPNIVYALDLNNDGRILWKYEPKQDPTVISIMCCDTVNRGVAYGDGKIILSQADTMVTALDAKTGKVAWSVKNGQATDGSISESSTSAPMIVKDKVIIGISGAEYGVRGHISAYNLKDGSLAWRGYSTGPDSETLIDPEKTTHLGKPVGKDSGINTWEGEQWKTGGGTTWGWYSYDPKLNLIYYGTGNPSTWNPVQRPGDNRWSMTIFARDADTGVAKWLYQMTPHDEWDYDGVNEMILVDGMQINGAAHDVLVHFDRNGFAYTMDRASGELLVAKKYDPTVNWATEVVMDKSSDQYGRPQVVAKYSTQQNGEDTNTTGVCPAALGTKDQQPATYSPKTGLFYVPTNHVCMDYEPYKVSYTAGQAYVGATVAMYPTPGSHGGMGNFIAWDAAKGEIVWSKPEQFSVWSGALATEGDVVFYGTLEGYIKAVDNEGKELYKFKTPSGIIGNINTFEHGGKQYIAVLSGIGGWAGIGLAGGLLQAEGAAAWQAAVAGQNAPTDEAKSISTAGLGAVGGYAALADYTTLGGQLTVFGLPD, from the coding sequence ATGCCGACGGGTGACTACGCCAACACCCGCTATTCCAAGCTGAACCAGATCAACAAGGACAATGTGAAGGACCTCCAGGTGAAGTGGACCTTCTCCACCGGCGTGCTGCGCGGTCATGAAGGCGGTCCGCTGGTGATCGGCGACGTGATGTATGTCCACACGCCATTCCCGAACATTGTCTATGCCCTCGACCTCAACAACGACGGCAGGATCCTGTGGAAGTACGAACCGAAGCAGGACCCGACCGTCATTTCGATCATGTGCTGCGACACGGTCAATCGCGGCGTGGCCTATGGCGACGGCAAGATCATCCTCAGTCAGGCCGATACAATGGTGACTGCCCTCGACGCCAAAACCGGGAAAGTCGCCTGGTCGGTGAAGAATGGCCAGGCTACCGACGGCAGCATCTCGGAATCGAGCACGTCGGCGCCCATGATCGTCAAGGACAAGGTGATCATCGGAATCTCCGGAGCGGAATACGGTGTCCGCGGTCACATCTCGGCTTACAACCTGAAGGACGGCTCGCTGGCTTGGCGGGGCTATTCGACAGGCCCGGACTCGGAGACCCTGATCGACCCCGAGAAGACGACCCATCTCGGCAAGCCGGTCGGCAAGGACTCCGGCATCAACACCTGGGAAGGGGAGCAGTGGAAGACCGGTGGCGGTACGACCTGGGGATGGTATTCCTACGATCCCAAGCTCAACCTCATCTACTACGGCACAGGCAATCCCTCCACCTGGAACCCTGTCCAACGCCCAGGCGACAATCGCTGGTCGATGACGATCTTCGCTCGTGATGCCGACACCGGCGTCGCGAAGTGGCTCTACCAGATGACCCCCCACGACGAGTGGGACTATGACGGCGTCAACGAGATGATCCTCGTCGATGGCATGCAGATCAATGGCGCGGCCCATGACGTCCTCGTCCACTTCGACCGCAACGGCTTCGCTTATACGATGGATCGTGCGAGCGGCGAGTTGCTGGTGGCCAAGAAATATGACCCAACGGTCAACTGGGCGACTGAAGTCGTGATGGACAAGAGCAGCGACCAGTATGGTCGTCCGCAGGTCGTCGCTAAATATTCGACGCAGCAGAACGGCGAAGACACAAACACAACCGGTGTGTGTCCGGCTGCGCTCGGTACAAAGGACCAGCAGCCGGCGACCTATTCGCCGAAGACCGGTCTTTTCTACGTGCCGACCAACCATGTCTGCATGGACTATGAGCCTTACAAGGTCAGCTACACCGCGGGCCAAGCCTATGTCGGCGCCACCGTCGCGATGTATCCGACACCCGGCAGCCATGGCGGCATGGGTAACTTCATCGCCTGGGATGCGGCAAAGGGCGAGATCGTCTGGTCGAAGCCCGAGCAGTTCTCGGTGTGGTCCGGTGCACTGGCGACCGAAGGCGACGTCGTCTTCTACGGGACGCTGGAAGGCTACATCAAGGCGGTCGATAACGAGGGGAAGGAACTCTACAAGTTCAAGACCCCGTCCGGTATCATCGGCAACATCAACACCTTCGAACATGGCGGCAAGCAGTATATCGCAGTGCTGTCCGGCATTGGCGGCTGGGCCGGAATCGGCCTCGCCGGCGGCCTGCTGCAGGCGGAAGGCGCTGCGGCGTGGCAGGCGGCGGTTGCGGGCCAAAATGCTCCGACTGACGAGGCGAAGTCCATCTCGACCGCGGGCCTCGGCGCAGTCGGCGGGTACGCTGCACTTGCCGATTACACGACGCTCGGCGGACAGCTGACTGTCTTTGGTCTCCCGGACTAG
- a CDS encoding pyrroloquinoline quinone precursor peptide PqqA has translation MKKNWKKPAMCQVAAGFEITRYLPAEVTPKK, from the coding sequence ATGAAGAAGAACTGGAAGAAGCCGGCAATGTGCCAGGTGGCTGCAGGCTTCGAGATCACGCGGTACCTGCCTGCTGAAGTGACTCCCAAGAAGTAG
- a CDS encoding substrate-binding domain-containing protein — MFVFGPLRILQLALAAAFAACLPVAAGAQGAGLGAAGELVDPDVLRVCADPSNMPFTDKSGEGFENKLAELVAKETGRKSVAYTWFPMVMGFVRNTLRANHCDVIMGYAQGDELVQNTNPYYRSTYVLVLPKGSGLEDVETIEDPRLKGKRLGVVQATPPSSNMAVAGLMKTAKIYPLTIDTRLAPSMAEVMIKDLKAGTIDGAALWGPMAGYYVRKSGLDLVVVPLVKEKTGSRMVYRITMGVRPSDQEWKRTLNRVIKDKQEDINRILLDYGVPLLDERDQPITQ; from the coding sequence ATGTTCGTCTTCGGCCCCCTCCGCATCCTGCAACTGGCCCTGGCCGCGGCGTTTGCCGCATGCCTGCCGGTCGCGGCAGGGGCGCAGGGGGCGGGGCTCGGGGCTGCGGGCGAACTGGTCGATCCCGATGTGCTGCGCGTCTGCGCGGACCCGTCGAACATGCCCTTCACCGACAAGAGCGGTGAAGGCTTCGAGAACAAGCTCGCGGAACTGGTGGCGAAGGAAACCGGCCGCAAGTCCGTCGCCTACACCTGGTTCCCGATGGTGATGGGCTTCGTGCGCAACACGTTGCGGGCAAACCATTGCGATGTAATCATGGGTTACGCGCAAGGCGACGAACTGGTTCAGAACACCAATCCCTACTACCGCTCGACCTATGTTCTCGTGTTGCCGAAAGGCAGCGGTCTTGAGGATGTCGAGACCATCGAGGACCCCCGTCTGAAGGGGAAGCGGCTCGGTGTGGTCCAGGCGACCCCGCCAAGTTCGAACATGGCGGTCGCAGGTCTCATGAAGACGGCGAAAATCTATCCTCTCACAATCGACACGCGTCTCGCGCCGTCCATGGCCGAGGTGATGATCAAGGATCTAAAGGCGGGGACAATCGACGGGGCCGCGCTATGGGGCCCCATGGCAGGATACTACGTCCGGAAATCCGGCCTCGATCTCGTGGTGGTACCGCTGGTCAAGGAGAAGACCGGCTCGCGCATGGTCTACCGGATCACCATGGGCGTGCGGCCTTCGGACCAGGAATGGAAGCGGACGCTGAACCGCGTCATCAAGGACAAGCAGGAGGACATCAACCGGATACTGCTCGACTACGGAGTGCCATTGCTCGACGAGCGCGACCAGCCGATCACCCAATAG
- the pqqC gene encoding pyrroloquinoline-quinone synthase PqqC, translating into MIGFHDAARNGLSAVELEAVLRQVGAERYHNRHPYHHRMVSGALSKQELQAWALNRYCYQAVIPRKDAAILTRCEDPAFRAEWRKRIEDHDGWDGWSGGIARWLHLATSLGLDADAVKSQRLALPATRFAVGAYLSFCSERTLLEAVASSLTELFSPVIIGERVPAMLAKYDYVTTDTLAYFTKRPEQAARDSDFALDYVLRHADTPERQQAAIDALVFKCDILWAMLDALQHAYGEDGHVPPGAFLSERAG; encoded by the coding sequence TTGATCGGGTTCCACGATGCTGCGCGCAACGGATTGAGCGCCGTCGAACTCGAGGCGGTCCTGCGGCAGGTCGGGGCTGAACGCTATCACAACCGCCATCCCTATCATCACCGGATGGTGAGCGGTGCTTTGTCGAAGCAAGAGCTCCAGGCCTGGGCGCTCAACCGATACTGCTACCAGGCCGTCATTCCCCGCAAGGACGCCGCCATCCTCACGCGCTGCGAAGACCCGGCATTCCGGGCAGAGTGGCGCAAGCGCATCGAAGACCATGATGGTTGGGATGGCTGGAGTGGCGGTATCGCACGCTGGCTGCATCTGGCGACGTCGCTCGGTCTCGATGCCGACGCGGTGAAGAGCCAGCGGCTGGCATTGCCGGCAACACGCTTCGCCGTCGGGGCCTATCTTTCCTTCTGTTCGGAACGAACTCTGCTGGAGGCGGTCGCGTCCTCGCTGACGGAGCTGTTTTCGCCCGTCATCATCGGCGAGCGGGTGCCGGCGATGCTGGCCAAATATGACTATGTGACCACGGACACGCTCGCCTATTTCACGAAGCGGCCCGAACAGGCCGCGCGCGATTCCGACTTCGCGCTTGACTATGTGCTGCGGCACGCGGACACCCCGGAGCGACAGCAGGCGGCGATAGACGCGCTGGTGTTCAAATGCGATATTCTGTGGGCCATGCTGGACGCCCTTCAGCACGCCTACGGAGAAGACGGCCATGTTCCGCCAGGCGCCTTCCTGTCGGAGCGGGCCGGATGA
- the folP gene encoding dihydropteroate synthase: MYVTRWQLGHGRHLELGSKALLMGILNVTPDSFSDGGEFFSMDNALAQARKMLGEGAAIIDVGGESTRPGAEAVTAEEEQARILPVIETLAAEGQAIISVDTYRAETARLAVAAGAHIVNDVHGLQREPDIAKVARDTGAGLVIMHTGRDREKLPDVIADQFLFLAKSVEIARDAGISDDRIVLDPGFGFAKDAEENLQLMARFGELHGLGFPLLVGTSRKRMIRHLSGGDRQSQDVGTVATSVILRQKGAHIFRVHNVPMNRDALAFADAVLEREKGSVG; the protein is encoded by the coding sequence TTGTACGTGACGCGCTGGCAACTCGGCCACGGCCGCCATCTCGAACTCGGCAGCAAGGCGCTGCTGATGGGCATCCTCAATGTCACGCCGGACAGCTTCTCGGACGGCGGCGAGTTTTTCAGCATGGACAATGCGCTCGCACAGGCGCGCAAGATGCTTGGCGAAGGCGCCGCCATCATCGACGTTGGCGGGGAATCGACCCGGCCGGGGGCCGAGGCCGTGACTGCGGAAGAGGAACAGGCGCGCATCCTCCCGGTGATCGAGACATTGGCGGCAGAGGGCCAGGCCATCATCTCGGTCGACACCTACCGGGCCGAAACGGCGCGGCTGGCGGTGGCTGCTGGAGCGCATATCGTCAACGACGTCCATGGCCTGCAGCGCGAACCCGACATAGCCAAGGTAGCGCGGGACACAGGCGCGGGCCTCGTCATCATGCATACCGGGCGCGACCGCGAAAAGCTTCCGGACGTCATCGCCGATCAGTTCCTGTTCCTGGCGAAATCCGTCGAGATTGCACGCGACGCCGGAATTTCGGACGATCGGATCGTGCTCGATCCCGGTTTCGGGTTCGCCAAGGATGCCGAGGAAAATCTGCAGCTCATGGCCCGCTTTGGCGAATTGCACGGCCTCGGCTTTCCCCTGCTGGTCGGAACGTCGCGCAAGCGCATGATCCGGCACCTCTCGGGGGGCGACCGGCAATCGCAGGACGTCGGCACCGTCGCCACCAGTGTCATTCTTCGCCAGAAGGGTGCTCATATCTTCCGCGTCCACAATGTCCCGATGAACCGCGACGCGCTCGCCTTTGCCGATGCGGTCCTGGAGCGGGAGAAGGGTTCAGTCGGTTAG
- a CDS encoding PQQ-dependent catabolism-associated CXXCW motif protein, giving the protein MTKAGKAIWLALVVLGSTAATGWTVEIVEPAGYRMDAYKAPVPATLQGATVVSTADAQRLWREKKAVFFDVMPHTPKPANLPSGTVWKEKDRQDIPGSIWLANVGYGAIPEETAAYFQRALDLHTGSDKTHPVLFYCMTDCWMSWNAAKRAIEWGYRSVLWYPSGADGWEKANLPLEENRPYAVTD; this is encoded by the coding sequence GTGACCAAGGCGGGAAAGGCGATCTGGCTGGCTCTGGTCGTCCTTGGGTCGACGGCTGCAACCGGATGGACCGTAGAGATAGTGGAGCCTGCCGGCTACCGCATGGACGCCTACAAGGCTCCGGTTCCGGCGACGCTCCAAGGCGCTACCGTTGTCAGCACGGCGGACGCACAAAGACTGTGGCGTGAGAAGAAGGCGGTGTTCTTCGACGTCATGCCACATACACCGAAGCCGGCAAACCTGCCGTCCGGAACGGTATGGAAGGAGAAGGACAGACAAGACATCCCGGGCAGCATCTGGCTGGCCAATGTCGGTTACGGCGCGATCCCGGAGGAGACGGCAGCCTACTTCCAGAGGGCTCTGGACCTCCACACGGGATCGGACAAGACGCACCCGGTTCTTTTCTACTGCATGACGGACTGCTGGATGTCGTGGAATGCCGCCAAAAGGGCGATCGAATGGGGGTATCGTTCGGTGCTCTGGTATCCGTCGGGCGCAGACGGTTGGGAAAAAGCGAATCTGCCGCTGGAGGAGAACAGACCCTACGCGGTGACCGATTGA
- the pqqB gene encoding pyrroloquinoline quinone biosynthesis protein PqqB produces the protein MTSLGAYGGREELAAATAGEGELCSSGVGLRLKVIGSAAGGGFPQWNCNYRLSRAARNGAAGVRPRLQSSLAVTADGRGWVLFNASPDIREQIARTAELQPAPDAPLRSTPIRAVMLTNADVDHVAGLLSLRERQPFAIYATEQVLQVLDANPIFKVLDAAIVPRRRLDTDSEIEILDADGGGTGIVVESFAVLGKVALYMEDAARPENDLRSDRGNTVGVRIAGRRGGGSVFYIPGCAGVDAALRDRLRNAACLLFDGTVYTDDEMVAAGVGQKTGARMGHLAMSGEAGSIAGLAGLEIGRRIFVHINNTNPVLDQNSAEYAAVRAAGWEIAWDGMEVEI, from the coding sequence ATGACAAGCCTCGGCGCATATGGTGGCCGTGAGGAGTTGGCCGCTGCGACGGCCGGGGAGGGAGAGCTCTGCAGCTCGGGCGTCGGCTTACGGCTGAAGGTCATAGGATCGGCGGCCGGGGGCGGATTTCCGCAGTGGAATTGCAACTATCGGCTGAGCCGCGCGGCGCGCAACGGTGCAGCGGGGGTACGACCGCGTCTGCAGTCCAGCCTCGCCGTGACCGCGGACGGTCGCGGGTGGGTGCTGTTCAACGCGTCTCCCGACATTCGTGAACAGATCGCGCGGACAGCGGAGCTCCAGCCGGCGCCGGATGCGCCGCTGCGCTCGACCCCGATCCGAGCCGTGATGCTGACCAATGCCGATGTCGATCATGTCGCCGGACTTCTCAGCCTGCGCGAGCGACAGCCTTTTGCCATCTACGCGACGGAACAGGTGCTGCAGGTGCTGGACGCTAACCCGATCTTCAAGGTGCTCGACGCCGCTATCGTGCCGCGGCGCAGGCTGGACACGGACTCGGAGATCGAGATCCTTGACGCTGACGGTGGAGGCACGGGCATCGTCGTCGAGAGCTTTGCGGTGCTCGGAAAGGTCGCTCTCTACATGGAGGATGCAGCAAGGCCCGAGAACGACCTCCGCTCCGATCGCGGCAACACCGTCGGCGTGCGCATCGCCGGCCGCCGGGGAGGCGGCTCCGTTTTCTATATACCGGGCTGCGCGGGCGTCGATGCGGCGCTACGCGATCGGCTCCGGAACGCCGCCTGCCTGCTCTTCGACGGCACCGTCTACACCGATGATGAGATGGTCGCGGCGGGCGTCGGGCAGAAGACGGGCGCGCGCATGGGGCATCTCGCCATGTCAGGGGAGGCGGGTTCGATTGCGGGACTTGCGGGCCTAGAGATCGGTCGCCGCATCTTCGTTCACATCAACAACACCAATCCGGTGCTGGATCAAAACTCGGCCGAATATGCGGCGGTGCGGGCGGCCGGCTGGGAGATCGCATGGGACGGCATGGAGGTCGAGATTTGA